The sequence below is a genomic window from Pygocentrus nattereri isolate fPygNat1 chromosome 16, fPygNat1.pri, whole genome shotgun sequence.
ctccagcccaggactgccccactttattaaacatttaaactaaTTTGTAGTGTCACCTTGCTGGTGTGAAGAGAAAGCCCATCTGGTAGTGTGTTGGTTTGAGCACCACACACTACCAAGTCAGTGTGTCTAGAATGGTTAACTACTCAAATAGCATACCAGATGAGCTGATACTCTGTCTGGGTAAGGCGGGTGTCTGAAGAACCCTGGGGAGAGTAAACACTCGGAAGGCGGCGGGCCCCGACAACATACGGGTGCTTGAAGAATGTGCTGATCAGCTGGCTGGGGTTCTCACAGACATCTACAACACCTCGCTGAAACAGGCTGTCGTACCAACATGCCTAAAGACTGCTTACAATCATACCggtgctcaaaaaaaaaacaacaatctCCTCCCTCAATGATTACCACCCTGTGGCACTCACCCCCATCATGATGAAGTGTTTCAAGAGACTGGTAAAGGACCATATTACCTCCAAGCTCCCTTCAACATTCGACCCATACCAGTTCACTTACTGCCCTAATCtctccacagaggatgccatctcctctgcaCTTCACCTGAGCTTAGAACACCTGGAAGGAAAGAATATACATGTGCACATGCTGTTTCTGGACTTTAGCTCAGCGTTTAACACAATCATCCCACAACATCTGATAAGCAAACTGGCTCCCCTTGGCTTCAGCACCCACCTGTGTAACTGGCTGCTGGACTTGCTAGCAAATAGACCTCAGTCTGTGTGGGTGGGCATCTCCAGTGTCATCTCTCTGAACACTGGCTCCCCTCTGGGCTGCGTCCTATGCCCACTGCTGTTCACCCTGATGACCCACGACTGCAGTGCCAGGTCCACCACCAACCACACTGtgaagtttgcagatgacacaaCACTTGTGGGCCTAATCCAGGATGACAATGACCTGCACTACAGAGAGGAGGTAAACCATCTGGTTGACTGATGTGAAACCAAGAACCTGGTGCTGAAGGTCAAGAAAACCAAAGAGATCATCGTTGACTTCAGGAGAAGCCAACCCAACCACACACCACTCTTCATCAAGGACATAGCAGAAGAGATAGTCAGCAAAACAAAGTTCCTGGGGGTACAGATGACGGACACTTTGACCTGGTCCACCCACACTGAAGCTCTGGTCAAAAGAGCTCAGCAGCGCATGCACTTCCTGAGACGGATGAAAAGCCTCCCCCCTCTGATTCTCACCACCTTCTACAGAGGCGCTGTAGCGAACATACTGACCAGTTGCATCTCTGTCTGGGCAAGAGCCTGCAGCGCTTCTGACTAGAAGTCCCTGCAGAGAGTGGTTAGGACAGCAGAGAAAATTATTGGGACTTCGCTTCCTCCAATACAGGACATTGCAAAAAGCCGCTGTCTGACCAGAGCTAAGAGCATAAACAGAGACCCCTCCCACCCACACCACATACTGTTCTCGCTCCTGGCCCCTGGAAGGAGGTTCTGAAGCCTTTGAAGCAGAACAGCCAGGTTCAAACATAGCTTCTTCCCACATGCCATAAGACTGCTGAACTCTAAATAACATGCTACTCCAaatctttcttctttttgatTACCTCATACATAGGACCTCCAGTGCAATATACTcatgtataaaaaataaaatatttttaaaaaatatttatctgCCGacatacatatgtttacatacacactacactttgcactacattgtactttgcattacattgtaTTACTTGTATTACTGATCTACTCTGAGCCAAGGCAACGAAATTTCGTTCTAATGCGCACTGTATGGTGTTAATTCTAAGTCTAAATAATATCTGTTCAGCAGTGCTCTTATGATGGTCCTTTTCAATTAATGGACAGAGCATATGGAGcttttaaattgtgcagcaacacaTGGGATACAGTTAATAGTTGAAAAGCTATGAAGTGCATCTATTCATTAGGTGCTTCTATTAAAATGGCAATTGAGTGTAAGAACAAAACAGGAGTATATAATACACTAGCAActaaatgtatataattttcTGAATTTTGGTTCCCTCTAGTTTATGTACAGTGTACCCCACTTTAGGCTTGTCCAATTAGGCAATTGATTTGTTTGAAAGGAAGATAAAATGAATAGGGATCAGTAGAAAATTGAGATGATCTAATCAAATTAACTTTAACATTAGATAACACCATATGGTATAGGCACAATTTATTGgcaatttatatatttacttcAAGTTgacaatatatttttatgaatgAAGAATAATGGCCGGTGAGTTACGTTGTATTTTCCTGAAAGCTGAGTTTCCACCAAACCCATCTGTGATTCCATGAAACTGAATGTTAGTGATTGTCAGAGATTAACATGGTTTAATGGCTTTCACTGATCAAGCCCTATTCCTAGTCATTTTAACATGCCTTTGCTGCCACCTGTtgttaaaaaatatacatacattacatgGACTATGTGGGTCACAccttaatcactgaattcaggtgttttgtTCAGTCTCATTGCTCATTGCATTTAGGAACAGCAGCAACTCAGAGCACGTAAAGTTACAGCGAGTGGGTCGCCAAGTCCTGAGGTGCATAGTACATAAAAGTTTTCaacactctgctgactcaataactgcaaaGTTCCAAACttcctctggcattaacatcggCGCAAAAACTGTCCGGCGGGAGTTTCATCACATGGGTTTcagtggctgagcagctgcataaaagccttacatcaccaggccccttagttccagtgaagggaaatcctAATGCTTCatcagaccaagacattttggacaaatgtattcttccaactttgtgggaacagtttagggaaggTCCTTATTCTGTTCCAGTATGCCTGaaccccagtgcacaaagcacgGTCCacaaaggcatggctgggtgagtttggtgtggaagaactggtaagcacagagccctgaccctttgtccatatagtgtatattattaCACTATGAAGAATCTACCTGAGATCAGCAGTAACTACAGAAACGGCAGCAGATGGCACTGTAAGAGCATGTCATTATGTACAGAGGGCACATTTACAGAGCTGTCAGGAAATTAActacttttaatacttttatgTGGAATATAGCATGAATTAGACTGGCCTGTTTTTTAAGagcctcagaaaaaaacaggctTAAAAAACAGGCCAGTCCAATTCATATGCCAGTCATAAGTTAATGGGGCCTGAAGGTGAAACATGCAGAATTCATAAAGAATAttactcaaacacacctactTAACCTGGAAATTAACAGATGAGTTGAAACTTAACTAAAACTCGAACGGTGCTGGAAACGGGTCCTTCAGAACTGTAACTGAACACCCTATGGTGGTCCTTTGGGATTGTTCATAGTACAAAATGGGCTACTGCTGGATGTGTCTGATTAAATGGGCAATCGGTGCAGGTACAAAGTGGGCATGCCTAAAAAACTGcctttttgtttactgtgtcaAAATCTCCCCTCAAATATATCCCACCGATTATGTTACATGATAAATGCAACACTTAACATCTACATGTATCAAAATCagagtaataaaataaacagtactctctactctctactGTCTACTCTCTCTACTACTTTTCATTTGATTGGTTTAATTATGTGTAATTTTGAATTTAACCAAGGTTACCAGTATCTGGCCTCACCAATCAACAATGCATTGCCAAAATCAAATGCTTCATATTGCCTGATTGCAGTTATTAGTAGAAACTTGTGCTGTTAAAATGATACGAGAGTCTGTATAGTGAAATGTTAATTGTTGCCATTGCGGAAAATGAAATGGCAGGGACACTTCTGTGATGAGTGCAGATAATGACTTTGAGCAGTGTGGAAACAACAGTATAATGTTTGCCATCAGGTCATACTTCAAATCAATAAAGGCTGTTTCACATGCTAGGGTCTCCTGCAAAtagaacaaacaaaacatttttttttctattatatgCTGTAATAAACCTTTAGTTTTTCTGTAAAAAGACTCATCAGTTATTAGCATTAACAATTCCAAGCAATAACTCCAAGGCTCAAGTTCACTGAACCTAAGACATACAGCATACAGGTAATTTTCAGAAGAATCAGTTTGATGTTTGCTTATGTAAGTAATACAAAGTAAGGACTGTACAGCATTCAAGTAGGTAAAGAAGATATGGGGCCTTAATCTTATCTTACCTAACATCTCTTTGGCAATGCATTCAAAGACTTTAGCAACATTTCCTTTCAACTTATTCAAATCTGTTTTCAGAGTAGTTGCAATGTATGTATATCCACACTAGCtaccatgttttctatcactatatAAACCTGGCTCTCGGACAGCATGCCAGACTCACTGATCCAGTTAGAAATGCACTCCGTCCACCACGGGGACTGCACGGCGGCATTGGGGAAGAACAAAGGCGGTGGTGTCTGCATCTATGTAAACAACAAATGGTGTTCCAGTGTAAATactgttgaaaaacattgttcagctGACTTAGAGCTGCTGTTGGTGAAATGCGGATCCTTCTATTTGCCGAGAGAGTTCAGCGCTGTGTATATTCTGGCTGTTTATATCCTGCCATGCACAAACTCTGCCATGGTGCTAGGGTTGCTGCATGACACCATTAGTAAACAAGAGACTGCGCCCCCCGATGGCGTGTTCATTGTTGCTGGCGACTTCAACCACTGCAACCTGAGGACTGTCCTCCCCAAGTATCATTAGCACGTGAGCTTTCCGACGAGGGAGAGTAACATACTCTACCAAGTCTACAGCAACGTGAGGGCTTCAGACAGTCTGACCACATCTCTGTGTTCCTCTACCCAGCATACAGGCAACTCCTCAAGCAACAACTTCCAGTGACTAAGATTAtcaaagtgtggaatgaagGAACTGACCTATtgcttcaggactgctttgacagTACAAACTGGAATGTGTTCAGAACTACTGCTATGAGAGAGGACTGTACTGTTGATGTAGAGCACTATGCTTTTGGAGTAACAGGCTATATCAGCAGCTGCATTGAAAGCATTGTTCCTACAAAGCACTGCAGAAaataccccaaccagaaaccctggataaATGGCGAAGTTCAGTCCATGCTACATGCTTGCCATGCTGCATTTCTCACAGGCAACACTGAAGATTACAAAGGGTCCAGATATGACATGCATAGATCTATCAGAGAGGCCAAgagacagtacaggctgaagTTGGAGGGCTACTACACCACTGCAGACATCCGGCACATGTGGCAAGGACTGCAGCACATCACCAATTACCAACAGATGGGCAGGGTGGTCACAACCAGCCACATTACActacctgatgagctgaattagTTCTATGCTCACTTTGAGGCCCTCAACCCTGGCTGACTGAGAGACGTTGTGGCCACACAGGACACATcactcactgtgacatcagtggaTGTGTGCAGGACCTTGAATAGAATAAACCCACAGGCGGCAGCCGGCCCAGAAACATCCCCGGGTGTGCACTCAGGGTTTGCTCATCAGAATTGGCTGACATGTTTGTGGACATATGTCAGAATGCTCTCCATTGACAACAGCTCAGCATTATACATGGTTATCCCatataaactctcagaaaagctcctcacctCGGTCAGTCAGAGTTGGCAACCGCACATCCAGtacaagaacagtgagcacaggaGTCCCTCAGGGccgtgtgctgagcccccttctgtaaACGCTCTTCACTTATCACTGCgtggcctcccagaacaacaccagcatcatcaattTTGCTAATGATACTACAGTcattggactgatcactggtggggatGAGACAgcgtacaggaaggaggtggctgagctggtggcctggtgtcatgacaacaatctttccttgaatgcagacaagaccaaggaaataATTGTTGATCCAATGAGGAAGCGGGAGCTGCATATAGTCCTGTACATAGGTGAGACAGAGGTGGAAAGAGTGAACACCTTCAAATTCCTCTGCATCCACATCaatgaggatctcacctggtctcacaacacacatctcatcatcaggaagtcccagcagcgactgtactttctgagaaggctgaggaaatttgtcatgccagccaaaattctcagcacttTCTACAGGTGTACGATCAAaagtgttcttaccagctccattgTAATGTGGGggagtgatgatgaggaggaCGCATATgcgaagagaagcgagatttattaggggcaaatccagagtcagggtcaaaacggtccagggtcagagagccaacacagagagatcttggaacagacatgatgaaagaaacacagactaaacacacaacggaagaacaaacaccaatcaatacaatacactacaaagaatacactacatacaaagaccagcaaactaacagggggaaacacagggcttaaataaagaaagaacaagggttaacaatacacaggtggataacacaggtgagaacaatcaagggttAAGTGTAGTAACAAGGGgacagaacagggaagaaacaatacaaggaagcacatggacaatacccaaaggtaaacacaagcacatggatgactgggaggggccaatcatgacatctatcacggtctggtatggaaactgcactgctcaagacagaaaggctctccagtgtgtgatcaaaactgcacagtccatctcaggagcagccttcccctcaggacaggacatttatcatgcCAGAGTCATtaggagggcccacaacataatcagggacagtacacacccccagcacaaactcttcacactcctaccctCAGGCAGAcgctacaggagtgtgaagtccaggactacaagactgtcaaacagtttctattcacaggccatcaggcttgtgaatacctcactcactacctcttccCTCCTCCCATTCTGACCAATTTAACTTTGGccaaccttgcactcaataactgcaccttacatacactgtactgcggctgtcagaacactactgtttacatctgttacttgcacagaacattactgtttacatctattactttcACAGAACAGTActatttactgtttacatctgttacttgcaacatACATTTaagaacagctgctctacatacttgcacatatgCATGTGAAACTTTAACTTTCTTTCAACTCTGCAcataaaattgtcattttttccttttttactctagttttttgtgtttttcttatattttctattttgttttctattctcttctaagattatattaagattatatttggtgaatggaagAACAGcgaagtaagaatttcattgtatgGTGTatctgcctgttctgctgtacaTACGACAATAAagctcttgaatcttgaataaaACAAGCATGATGCTGTCTTTATAGTTggattgtagtgcagtgttgtAGTTTCTGAgccagcatacacacacattcagaatatAATAATGATCCCTAAGGACTTTTTATTGATATATTTCATCATTGTGAAAACTACAGGCAGTTCAACATAGTCACCAAGACAGACGTCTACCCACCACCTTGCAATAACAAGGCCATTGACACCCTCTTTGGAGAAGTTCACCCTGAGTGGGGCCTATGGCACATGCAGATGATACTGTTCAGCATGTTTATTGAACCCATCTGTCACCACACACTCAGAAAAACTAAGAGTTTTTGGTCACAACTAAACTATAGACGTATGTGAGTCCTCacctcatttaaaaacattgatGTCATTTATAGTAGCATTGCAACTGTTTTCTTCcaggtccaaaaaagaggataGGGAGAATCAAGCACTGCTACTACTAGCAAAGCAGAAACTACTGTGTCTCACAGTAACGTCTCCTGGCAGTGGTAGCAGGGCCTAACTCTGTAGTTTTGATTTCACTCTATGGACCAACCACATCTGCATTTCCAGAGTGAAGCCACAATGGAACATTTTAACCAAATTTTAACCAAATCCCAAACATACAGTGTTTGGTGGCCGTCTGTAGCTGGGGAATGAACACAGCCTCCAGGCCAGTAGTGCTGCTCTAGCCTGCTCTTAAGCAAGCAAAGTATTTGATCAGTGTAGTAAAGTTTTGTTTCAGTAATGTCTCAGTCCTTTTGACTAATAAcatatttttcttgatttttttaactgaaatgcAGAGGCCAACAGATAGAATTTGAATGGATAATTCAAGTGGCCCTATTTTCACCTTGCTACAATACAAAAATTGCTACAATATTAAAAGATGAGCTTGTGTGCATCCTTTCCGATGTCTGATTGATTCATTCAGCTCAGCAAAATGAGGTATTTTACATGTTTACCAATAGATTATAGACCCGTGTTTGAACTCTTGGATGTGTGCCTTGGTTTGGTGACTCACAAAAAAGACAGGTGTCCCAACAATATTGTGTTTCCAAATAAGATTATATAATCTTGTATTCAAGGTGGCCTAATTTATTTGGAAGTAAACTGCTCCTACTttttatcatgacattttatAAATGATGTGAATGCTAGACCTCTGAACGAGCCTTATTccttaaatgatgtttttatgCTATGATCCTATTGCTCTTCAATATGTGTTTGCTTACAAACAACAAATGTGCACATGCTGCTTTTTTCCTTATTGGGGACATCTTCCTCCTCAGTCCCCATGtccattatttttttcaattacaAAGAAATTCACAATACACTAGAAGAATACATCCAAATATTGCTATTGTATATTCAAATTAAAGACTAAAATGTAATTATGGTAATCAAATATGTTTTGAATGAAGAGTTTGATGAAGGAAATGGCACTTAGCTCTGAAGACTCCACAATAAGCTGGGAATGTTCCTTCCCACATACTAAAACACTGCTAcaattactaataataataataacaacaatggCAGTACAAACTGTTTCGGTGTTTTACTAGTGTATTAGCTGTTAATCTTATTTATCTCTCTACTTTTCCCAAGCATGAGCATAACAATTCAAAATATTTCACTTCGCTGCTTAATGTATTAACACAGTTACCTTTCTACGGAAGAAAATTCGCCAGATATGACCTCTTATCGCCTGACCACTTATACCATATATAATGGGATTGAACAAAGGTGGACATATCATAAAATATAGAGACATGAAAGTTCGAAATTCATAAGGCAAATAACTAATATTGAACCGACTTTGTATGATCTCAAAGAAAATTCCaacaaaataattcaaaacACCAAGAAGGTGAGGTGTACAGGTTTGAATTGCTCTAATTTTAGATTCTTCAGAATAAATGCAGACTCGCAAAATCTGTGCATAAGAAAACAATATCATGAGGATCTGAGGAAACATAAAAATAGACATAGTTGAAAGCCCAACTATGTTATTAATTGTGATGTCTTTGCAAGAGAGTTTAACAAGTTCAAAATTTACACAGTGTGTCTTGCTTATAACCGCACCACAAAAGGTCAAGTGTATTGTTAACGACTCATATAACAGAAACGTAGTGAAAGGATAAACCCAagtaaaaactataaaaatctGAAGCTTTCTTTGAGACATCATATTGTGATAATACAGTGGGTGACAAATTGCAGTGTATCGGTCATAGCCCATAAAAGCTAATATGGTTAGTTCAACAATATTGAAAGTGTGCAAACAGAATATTTGTATTAGACAGTTTGCCAAAGATATCTTATGCAGCTGAGTAGTGAGGTTAAATAACAGATGAGGAATCAAACTTGTGCTGCCATAGATCGAATTAAATGATAGATTGCACACAAAGATATACATAGGCTCATGCAATGTCCTTTCACAGTAGATGACTGCAATCAGAAGTAAGTTCAGAAGAAAAATTAAAGCatagagaaaaaggaaaactaCGAAGTATAAATGCTTCTGCTGGTCCATTATAGCGTAGCCATCCAGAATGAATGTTGTAAAAGTTGATTTGTTTTCCATAGCAGTTTgtaatttttctatttttctaaaaaaaaaaatgaagaaaaaatgaatacattataTTGCAGTTTTTAAAACATCAATGCATCTAGACCCATCAAATATATTCAGGCATATATATTCAGTTGTCCTTTTGCACATATGGTACTTTATAGCAAGGTAATCCAAGCACTCTAGATCTGCATGCATGAAGCTGCAGATTTAGCAGACTTGTCAGCAGAGTTCAAGATATTTAacaaacagctcattttaaagtatTGTTGTACTATTTCTGTATAATCTAGAATTCAAGGCGGCTTAATTTATTTGGAAGTAAACTGGTCCTGCTTTTTATCGAGAcaacattttataaaaaatgtaaatgctagACCTCTAAACAACAAGCCATATTCATAAATGATGTTTAACAAACATGCAGTGCATTTTCTTCAGGTTGAAGAAGAACAAATTGTTGTTGATATAAGTTAAACATCACCAACATTACTTATACAAAATAACTAAATCTGAGTAGTACATAACAAAGTTAATATAGAACACTAGAGATACTTCACTCCGCACAGCTATTCTTCAAACAGAAGAAGAGATGGTCAAATGAACTGGTTTGCTGTCAAGCTGACTTTTATATCTCTGGGAAATGGGAGGATCTGCAAAGTTAGAAGCTCTTGAATTGACATATTGAATATTGAATAGTAATAATTGAAAGTAATGAATATTactattaatgtttcatttacaCCAAGATTTGAATGTTTCATTCATagctttattaaattaaaatgtatttcctaAACTGGATTAACATGTTATGTTaaataatgtttcaaaatgataATTAAAATGCTGTATATATGAAATTATAAAGTTCACATTCTAAGGTCTTAATAATATTGTTTACCTTAATACTTTCAGCAAGTATTCACATGATTGGCATGGGTCTTGATGTACTGCTGGCAGGTGGGAAAGCCAGATGCCAGGTGATACATTAATGTTTGGTAAATAATCATTTCTGACAAATGAGGCTTCCTATTGTTCATTTACCCCTTAAAATCTGAGGGTTatgacatactaaggcttattattcagtaactacagggacttcagtgcaaactggttgagttattcttaggttatagaagagtGTAATAATACTTTGTGCTCACTGGTGGGCCCTGGAcatttttaaggggttaaatggtTATTAAACTTATTCAAAAATACCTGAAGAAGCTGACAGGTATAATGCTGATGCatggaaaaagacaaaataagatAAGTATATCCACCAAGATCTGAGGTTTAACAGTACAGGTGAATGTGAGCTCATTATTTGGCAAGCAGCAATATTGTTGacctttttatttgtgttataaaggcttattaatgattttaaggtgtttatgaCATAAATAACAGCCAAGAATAAACTATTTTTATGGGTCATCTCATTGTAAAGTGGTATCTTATCAGGTACCTGACTTATCTCAGTTTTCAAAGGACAAATTGAGACAAAATAAATTCATAAGCTCTTGAATAGCCCACAAATCCTTGTGCTGTGTTTTCAATTGTTTTGTGATCAGGAATGCATCTTTTTAGACCAGAGTTCTTAAAATCCAGTCTCACTGCACTCTCTTGGCACTCCAGGCCTAGATTTAACTCCCATCCAGGCTTACGTTCCTCAGTTTCCTCTCAAAAGTCTCCACTGTAACAAAAATCAGTGAGCTGAACAAGAGTGAAGGCAAGAGGCTACAATCAAGGAGGAGCTGGAACCATTAACTATATGTATGATATATTTGGTGTATACACTTGTTGGTTGTCATTGGTCACTGTCATTGGATGTTGGTGATGAAAACTTGAAGCTGCGCTCAACCTATTTTCACCTTCACAGGATTTTCATCTTCAGTTCATGTGAACTATGCATTCAGAAGATGATAATAATGTCACTGAATTATTGAAAGTAATAAGTACATGATGAATCTGATTGTGCTTAATTTGTCCACTCATATAGCTACACCAAAATGCACTGGGAAAAATAAGGGGGAAATCTGTCTCTATCTGATTCAATAAGACAAATGCAATAAATCACAATGAATTATTTTACGCGGTTGACATCCCTAAACACCTATACGTGATAATGAATGAATAGTGGTGTCCCTCACATTTAAAAAGGATCTGGtagacttttggaactttcagagaGTTTGCCAGAGATGCCAACTTAATGGTGAAATAGAATTGatcacataaacaaaacaggaacagttttaacacaaaaaatggacaaacaaataaagaatCTTCCTATTGCAATTAATACACAATTCAATGTGTTATTGTTAAGTACTTATTTTAAagacactaatcagtccatggTGAATTGCTTTTATATATTCTTGCAGCCCTGCGGCCTTGCAAACTTGATTTAATGACATTGAGCACTTCAGTGAATGTCGCTTAACAAAAGTCCAAAGTCAAATGTGTGATCAGAGTTTAAAGGTCTACAGTCTGAATATTTGGCTTGAGCAAATGTCCACATCTTAGCAGACTGTGGTTGTAACATGTACAGCCTTTCCACCATTTACACTCCATTAGGGAGGGAATGCCACATCAATTAAGTTGTGTTTTGTAAGTGACTTGTGCAATAGCTTTTTCTAGTGCATTACattaatttatatttcattGTTGTATCAAGAAAATGTCTGCTTTTACTtgtaaaataaaagtcaaaaaGGAATGGGACTTATACCAGTATATTGACATTAGGCCTTATCTTCTTACCtaaaatgtgaaaacactgaTGTTTTTTGCCCACATACAGTTGCAAAACTGTTGCATCATCATGCAATCTCACGGGAGGTCATTATAGCCATGGTCTGGTGCTGTCCTCTAGCCTCCTGTTTACTGTCCACTGAGGGCTCAGTTTGTTGACTTTGTACACTGTTCTCAACAGTGGTTACTTTAAATTGCTTCCTTGGGAACTGAAATGTTGGGCAAAGTAATGACCcttaataaacatgtttatctgCTCACTTGTTTGTCAGGCTGTACCACCTGCCCACCTCCATGCTGCCACGATCCACCCG
It includes:
- the LOC119265419 gene encoding olfactory receptor 1-like, with the translated sequence MENKSTFTTFILDGYAIMDQQKHLYFVVFLFLYALIFLLNLLLIAVIYCERTLHEPMYIFVCNLSFNSIYGSTSLIPHLLFNLTTQLHKISLANCLIQIFCLHTFNIVELTILAFMGYDRYTAICHPLYYHNMMSQRKLQIFIVFTWVYPFTTFLLYESLTIHLTFCGAVISKTHCVNFELVKLSCKDITINNIVGLSTMSIFMFPQILMILFSYAQILRVCIYSEESKIRAIQTCTPHLLGVLNYFVGIFFEIIQSRFNISYLPYEFRTFMSLYFMICPPLFNPIIYGISGQAIRGHIWRIFFRRKVTVLIH